Proteins encoded by one window of Clostridium cagae:
- the yqeC gene encoding selenium cofactor biosynthesis protein YqeC, translating to MKIFKCENMKIDNVTSLIQALNIDINKKMIISFVGGGGKTSSIYELGSELSKLGKKVIITTTTHMQIPEKNFVLTDKENDILNLLNTENMITVGQKCIKKSDHDKYKNLISKENKGREKIQGFSIESTKNLIKYCDFLLIEADGAKRLPLKMPANHEPVILEESNLVIGVCGIDALGQSIKEICHRKELVTEFLNVDEEHKISEEDIAKILSSEKGQRKNVKCDYKVIVNKVDDEEKLNIAKNIFDEFLKLGINELIFTTFKNYI from the coding sequence ATGAAAATTTTTAAATGTGAGAATATGAAAATAGATAATGTAACATCACTAATACAAGCATTAAATATAGATATTAATAAAAAAATGATAATTTCATTTGTCGGTGGTGGCGGTAAGACAAGTTCAATATATGAATTAGGATCTGAGTTAAGTAAATTAGGTAAGAAGGTTATTATAACGACTACAACTCATATGCAGATACCTGAAAAAAATTTTGTTTTAACAGATAAAGAGAACGATATTTTAAACTTATTAAATACTGAAAATATGATTACTGTAGGACAAAAATGTATTAAGAAGTCTGACCATGATAAATATAAAAATCTAATCAGCAAAGAAAATAAAGGCAGAGAAAAAATACAAGGCTTTTCAATCGAATCTACTAAAAACTTAATAAAATATTGTGATTTTTTATTGATAGAAGCAGATGGTGCAAAAAGATTGCCATTAAAAATGCCAGCAAATCATGAGCCGGTAATACTAGAAGAAAGTAATTTAGTTATAGGGGTATGCGGTATTGATGCATTAGGTCAAAGTATTAAAGAAATATGTCATAGAAAAGAATTAGTTACAGAATTTTTAAATGTAGATGAAGAACATAAAATCAGTGAAGAAGATATAGCCAAGATTTTATCAAGCGAAAAAGGTCAAAGGAAAAATGTTAAATGTGATTATAAAGTGATTGTAAATAAAGTAGATGATGAAGAAAAACTAAATATAGCCAAGAATATTTTTGATGAATTCTTAAAGTTAGGAATTAATGAATTAATATTCACAACTTTTAAAAATTATATTTAA